From a single Bos indicus isolate NIAB-ARS_2022 breed Sahiwal x Tharparkar chromosome 11, NIAB-ARS_B.indTharparkar_mat_pri_1.0, whole genome shotgun sequence genomic region:
- the NDOR1 gene encoding NADPH-dependent diflavin oxidoreductase 1 isoform X5 — MKSFWRFIFRRSLPSTALRQMDFAVLGLGDSSYAKFNFVAKKLHRRLLQLGGSALLPVCLGDDQHELGPDAAIDPWLQDLWEKVLGPHPVPLNLDLSPPGVLWPSKFTLQFLKDTPSSGPEELCAAGTDPQGPPSELQPFLAPMVSNQRVTGPSHFQDVRLIEFDISGSGISFAAGDLVLIQPENTASHVQQFCQALGLDPEQHFTLQPREPGVTCPTRLPQPCSVRRLVSQYLDIASVPRRSFFELLACLSPHELEREKLREFGSARGQEELCEYCTRPRRTALEVLCDFPHTAAAVPPDYLLDLLPLIRPRAFSIASSLRAHPSRLQILVAVVQYQTRLREPRRGLCSSWLASLDPAQGPVRVPLWVRSGGLTFPKTPDVPVIMVGPGTGVAPFRAAIQERVAQGETGNVLFFGCRRRDQDFYWEAEWEQLQARGCLTLVTAFSREQEQKVYVQHRLRALGPLVWELLDGRGAHFYLAGNAKYMPADVCDTLLSIFREEGGLSDPDAAAYLAQLQRTLRFQTETWA, encoded by the exons GTTCAACTTCGTGGCCAAGAAGCTGCACCGCCGGCTGCTGCAGCTCGGGGGCAGCGCCCTCCTGCCCGTGTGCCTGGGCGATGACCAGCACGAACTGGG GCCCGACGCCGCCATCGACCCCTGGCTGCAGGATCTGTGGGAGAAGGTGCTGGGGCCGCACCCTGTGCCTCTGAACCTTGACCTGAGCCCTCCTGGAGTCCT TTGGCCCTCCAAGTTCACCCTGCAGTTCCTCAAGGACACCCCCAGCTCAGGCCCGGAGGAGCTGTGTGCGGCCGGAACAGACCCTCAGGGACCCCCTTCAGAGCTACAGCCGTTCCTGGCACCCATGGTCAGCAATCAGAGGGTCACGGGGCCCTCGCACTTCCAGGATGTTCGGCTGATTGAGTTCGACATCTCGGGCTCTGGGATCAG CTTTGCAGCTGGTGACCTGGTGCTGATCCAGCCCGAGAACACGGCCAGCCACGTCCAGCAGTTCTGCCAGGCGCTGGGCCTGGACCCCGAGCAGCACTTCACACTGCAGCCCCGGGAGCCAG GTGTCACCTGCCCTACGCGgctgccccagccctgctccGTGCGGCGCCTCGTGTCCCAGTACCTGGACATCGCCAGTGTCCCCCGCCGCTCCTTCTTTGAACTTCTGGCCTGTCTCTCCCCCCACGAGCTGGAGCGGGAGAAGCTTCGGGAATTCGGCTCTGCACGGGGCCAGGAGGAGCTTTGCGAGTACTGCACCCGGCCCCGCAGGACGGCCCTGGAG GTGCTGTGCGACTTCCCCCACACAGCTGCTGCTGTCCCCCCAGACTACCTGCTGGACCTGCTGCCCCTGATCCGGCCCCGGGCCTTCTCCATCGCCTCCTCTCTGCGG gcccaccCCTCGCGGCTGCAGATCCTGGTGGCCGTGGTGCAGTACCAGACCCGCCTCCGGGAGCCCCGCCGTGGCCTCTGCTCCAGCTGGCTGGCGTCCCTGGACCCTGCGCAAG GACCTGTCCGGGTGCCCCTGTGGGTGCGGTCTGGGGGCCTGACATTCCCAAAGACGCCAGATGTACCTGTGATCATGGTGGGGCCCGGCACCGGCGTAGCCCCCTTCCGAGCAGCCATCCAGGAGCGAGTGGCCCAGGGCGAGACCG gaaatGTGCTGTTCTTCGGATGCCGCCGGCGGGACCAGGACTTCTACTGGGAGGCCGAGTGGGAGCAGCTGCAGGCGAGAGGCTGCCTGACTCTGGTCACGGCCTTCTCCCGGGAGCAG GAGCAGAAGGTGTATGTGCAGCACCGGCTCCGGGCGCTCGGGCCGCTGGTGTGGGAGCTGCTGGACGGCCGGGGCGCCCATTTCTACCTGGCAGG CAACGCCAAGTACATGCCGGCCGATGTGTGTGACACCCTGCTGTCCATCTTCCGGGAGGAGGGCGGGCTCTCTGACCCCGATGCGGCCGCCTACCTCGCTCAGCTGCAGCGGACACTGCGTTTCCAGACTGAGACGTGGGCCTGA
- the LOC139185966 gene encoding ring finger protein-like, translated as HRDCFAHGWAWADPVGDGTLGPGASGSWQGHGDPSEVSSSGARSQKEAAVAARSVPEPAPAAEGHADLQGLNHPSATLGSPPTHPSPCPGGTAPELCPGVPAGGPADRGSGFTSRSLGPEHLDPLHQVLVEDGLGSGALGKPQGARTPDSEPLLGAPAAAPPWASRTEDEEAQQEAEECPICTEPYGPGQQRLALLNCGHGLCMGCLHRLLGAAPGDLGRVCCPLCRQKTPVLEWEICRLQEELLRADGPPRPAPPTPPLPARHGRGPWASLEHRYQLRFLPEAVGGRGCLPFLPCPPCLGAWLWALRGHGPCARRLALLSLLALELLGLLLVFTPLLLLGLLFVLLDGSRR; from the coding sequence CACAGGGACTGCTTTGCCCACGGCTGGGCTTGGGCAGATCCTGTCGGGGACGGCACACTGGGCCCAGGAGCCTCCGGGAGCTGGCAGGGGCACGGGGACCCAAGTGAAGTTTCCTCGAGTGGGGCCCGGAGCCAGAAGGAGGCGGCGGTTGCTGCAAGGTCAGTGCCAGAGCCTGCCCCGGCTGCGGAGGGCCACGCTGACCTTCAAGGCCTCAACCACCCCTCCGCCACCCTGGGgtccccacccacccatcccagcccctgccctggagGCACCGCCCCTGAACTGTGCCCTGGGGTCCCCGCTGGTGGCCCTGCTGACCGCGGCTCGGGGTTCACCAGTCGGTCTCTGGGCCCCGAGCACTTGGACCCACTGCACCAAGTGCTGGTTGAGGATGGGTTGGGCAGCGGGGcccttgggaagccccagggtgCCAGGACTCCAGACAGTGAGCCCCTGCTGGGGGCCCCGGCCGCGGCCCCGCCCTGGGCCAGCCGCACAGAGGACGAGGAGGCGCAGCAGGAGGCGGAGGAGTGCCCCATCTGCACGGAGCCCTATGGGCCGGGGCAGCAGCGCCTGGCCCTGCTGAACTGTGGCCACGGCCTCTGCATGGGCTGTCTGCACCGGCTGCTGGGCGCTGCCCCCGGCGACCTGGGCCGCGTGTGCTGCCCGCTGTGTCGCCAGAAGACCCCCGTGCTCGAGTGGGAGATCTGCCGGCTGCAAGAGGAGCTGCTGCGGGCCGACGGGCCCCCACGCcccgcgccccccaccccacccctgcctgcccGCCACGGCCGCGGGCCATGGGCCTCCCTGGAGCACCGCTACCAGCTGCGCTTCCTGCCAGAGGCCGTGGGCGGCCGAGGCTGCCTGCCCTTCCTGCCCTGCCCGCCCTGCCTGGGTGCCTGGCTCTGGGCCCTACGGGGACACGGGCCCTGTGCCCGCCGCCTGGCACTGCTGAGCCTGCTGGCACTTGAGCTGCTCGGCCTGCTGCTTGTCTTCACCCCGCTCttgctgctggggctgctgttCGTGCTGCTGGACGGCTCCCGCCGCTGA
- the CYSRT1 gene encoding cysteine-rich tail protein 1, whose protein sequence is MDPHETLVKNPYAHISIPRAHLRPELGQQRKAGPSSAESRPLPVRSCTLEPLEAAPGPKGPKGAASIQGRPASQQPGKPCGRGQRPAGLAYAGPPPAQRGDDIAHHCWCCPCCSCCHCPRFCRCHSCCCVVS, encoded by the coding sequence ATGGACCCCCACGAGACGCTCGTCAAGAACCCATATGCCCACATAAGCATCCCGAGGGCTCACCTGCGGCCTGAGCTGGGGCAGCAGCGGAAGGCGGGCCCATCCTCTGCAGAGTCGCGGCCTCTGCCCGTGAGGTCCTGCACCCTGGAGCCTCTGGAGGCCGCCCCGGGACCCAAGGGCCCCAAGGGGGCTGCCTCCATCCAGGGCCGGCCGGCCTCTCAGCAGCCCGGTAAGCCCTGTGGCCGCGGGCAGCGCCCGGCAGGACTGGCCTACGCCGGCCCACCGCCCGCCCAGCGCGGCGACGACATTGCCCATCACTGCTGGTGCTgcccctgctgctcctgctgccacTGCCCCCGCTTCTGCCGctgccacagctgctgctgcGTCGTCTCCTAG
- the RNF208 gene encoding RING finger protein 208: MPADPGPEVGGGWPGFLMSCLKGPHVILKMEAMKMVHPEKFPELQAATPCFPPAPRPAPALAPKRAWPSDTEIIVNQACGGDMPALEGAPCTPPLPRRPRKGSAELGFPRVAPADEVIVNQYVIRPSPAAPGAPAAAVAAAAGEPLECPTCGHTYNATQRRPRVLSCLHSVCEQCLQILYESCPKYKFISCPTCRRETVLFTDYGLAALAINTSILSRLPPEALTAPSGGQWGGEPEGSCYQTFRQYCGAACTCHARNPLSACSIM, encoded by the coding sequence ATGCCGGCTGACCCAGGGCCCGAGGTGGGCGGTGGCTGGCCAGGCTTCCTCATGTCCTGCCTGAAGGGCCCCCATGTCATCCTCAAGATGGAGGCCATGAAGATGGTCCACCCTGAGAAGTTCCCTGAGCTGCAGGCGGCCACCCCCTGCTTCCCACCTGCGCCCCGGCCCGCCCCGGCTCTGGCACCCAAGCGAGCCTGGCCCTCAGACACAGAGATCATCGTCAACCAGGCCTGTGGGGGGGACATGCCCGCCCTGGAAGGGGCACCCTGCACCCCGCCTCTGCCACGGCGGCCCCGCAAGGGCAGCGCTGAGCTGGGCTTCCCCCGGGTGGCGCCGGCGGACGAGGTCATCGTGAACCAGTACGTGATCCGGCCCAGCCCTGCGGCCCCGGGGGCCCCTGCGGCAGCGGTGGCCGCGGCTGCCGGGGAGCCTCTGGAGTGCCCGACGTGCGGGCACACGTACAACGCCACGCAGAGGCGGCCCCGCGTGCTGTCCTGCCTGCACTCCGTGTGTGAGCAGTGCCTGCAGATTCTCTACGAGTCCTGCCCCAAGTACAAGTTCATCTCTTGTCCCACCTGCCGCCGTGAGACTGTGCTCTTCACTGACTACGGCCTGGCTGCGCTGGCTATCAACACGTCCATCCTGAGCCGCCTGCCACCCGAGGCGCTGACCGCCCCGTCGGGTGGCCAGTGGGGTGGCGAGCCCGAGGGCAGCTGCTACCAGACCTTCCGGCAGTACTGCGGGGCTGCGTGCACGTGCCACGCGCGGAACCCGCTGTCTGCCTGCTCCATCATGtag
- the SLC34A3 gene encoding sodium-dependent phosphate transport protein 2C, producing MTSGVAALPAHLVQRASFWPCDSGRTGTRRPAETRADFPRGPQDGRPECQHPACHRWPARSILSCPSDVHVREPSSGGQQPSPAHPWVTVGPGRGRHPGLRWYPWGALGSLVNINGLSTRQVMCAPSGSLTCSCSRPVSPPRRCPSLPTQIWVWAWVRSCLKSMPHPLTGGPAPPTPLDTVGLVDQRLGDAGISGSASILEDRDMDPWALPQLKDTGQAWRDLSAAGRALRVLTGFLKACGLLGGLYLFICSLDILSSAFQLLGSKVTGDIFKDNVVLSNPVAGLVIGVLVTVLVQSSSTSSSIVVSMVASKLLTVRASVPIIMGVNVGTSITSTLVSMAQSGDRDEFRRAFGGSAVHGIFNWLTALVLLPLESAAAPLERLSALILGTASLQPGGHAPDILKVLTRPLTHLIVQLDADVLMGSATGNTTNRSLIKRWCGTREPTTAGNSSYCGAAAGGPCPGKNGSASEEPLPCRHLFAGTALADLAVGLILLAASLLVLCSCLVLIVKLLNSTLRGRVAQAVRTVINADFPRPFGWLSGYLAMLVGAGLTFALQSSSVFTAATVPLIGVGVISLERAYPLFLGSNTGTTTTALLAALASPSDMLLSAVQVALIHFFFNLAGILLWYVVPILRLPVPLAKYFGNLTASYRWVAVAYLLLCFLVLPLAAFGLSLAGGAVLAAVGAPLVVLVLLVALVTVLQRHRPAWLPRRLRSWAWLPLWLRSLEPWDLLVRRCCPCKACSPPQAVAKETHCYENPQVLASQQL from the exons ATGACCTCGGGGGTtgctgccctccctgcccacctggtgcaaagagcttcCTTCTGGCCATGTGACAGCGGCAGGACAGGCACGAGAAGGCCTGCAGAGACGAGGGCGGACTTCCCGAGGGGTCCCCAGGATGGCCGGCCAGAGTGCCAGCATCCCGCCTGCCACAGGTGGCCAGCACGCAGCATCCTGTCATGTCCCTCAGACGTCCACGTGCGAGAGCCCAGCTCTGGGGGCCAGCAGCCCAGCCCTGCTCACCCCTGGGTGACGGTGGGGCCTGGAAGAGGCCGGCACCCAGGGCTGCGATGGTACCCCTGGGGGGCCCTTGGCTCCTTGGTAAACATTAATGGGCTCAGTACACGGCAGGTCATGTGTGCGCCCAGCGGATCTTTGACCTGCAGCTGCTCTCGGCCCGTGTCTCCTCCCCGAAGGTGCCCCTCACTGCCCACACAG ATCTGGGTCTGGGCCTGGGTCCGTTCCTGCCTGAAATCCATGCCGCATCCCCTCACCGGGGGCCcggcccctcccacccctctggaCACAGTTGGCCTGGTGGACCAGAGGCTGGGAGACGCAG GGATCTCTGGTTCTGCCTCCATCCTGGAAGACAGAGACATGGACCCCTGGGCCCTCCCTCAGCTGAAGGACACCGGACAGGCCTGGAGAG ACCTCAGTGCGGCCGGCAGGGCGCTGCGGGTGCTCACTGGCTTCCTCAAGGCCTGTGGGCTGCTGGGCGGCCTCTACCTCTTCATCTGCTCCCTGGACATCCTCAGCTCCGCCTTCCAGCTGCTAGGCA GCAAAGTAACCGGAGACATCTTCAAGGATAACGTGGTGCTGTCCAACCCTGTGGCTGGACTGGTCATTGGCGTGCTGGTCACAGTCCTGGTGCAGAGCTCCAGCACGTCCTCCTCCATCGTGGTCAGCATGGTGGCCTCCAAGC TGCTGACCGTCCGGGCCTCTGTGCCCATCATCATGGGTGTCAACGTGGGCACATCCATCACCAGCACCCTGGTCTCGATGGCACAGTCAGGGGACCGGGACGAGTTTCGGAG agcCTTCGGCGGCTCGGCTGTGCACGGCATCTTCAACTGGCTCACGGCGCTGGTCCTGCTGCCGCTGGAGAGTGCCGCGGCCCCCCTGGAGAGGCTCAGTGCGCTGATCCTGGGCACCGCCAGCCTGCAGCCCGGGGGGCACGCGCCCGACATCCTCAAGGTGCTGACCCGGCCGCTCACACACCTCATCGTGCAG CTGGACGCTGATGTCCTTATGGGCAGTGCCACGGGCAACACCACCAACCGGAGCCTTATTAAGCGATGGTGCGGCACCAGGGAGCCGACG ACCGCGGGAAACAGCAGCTACTGCGGAGCGGCGGCGGGGGGCCCCTGCCCTGGGAAGAACGGCTCTGCGTCTGAGGAGCCCTTGCCCT gcCGCCACCTGTTTGCGGGCACGGCGCTCGCGGACCTGGCCGTGGGCCTCATCCTGCTGGCCGCCTCCCTGCTCGTGCTCTGCTCCTGCCTCGTCCTCATTGTCAAGCTGCTCAACTCCACTCTGCGGGGCCGCGTCGCCCAGGCCGTGAGGACGGTCATCAACGCCG ACTTCCCCCGCCCGTTTGGCTGGCTCAGCGGCTACCTGGCCATGCTCGTGGGCGCCGGCCTGACCTTCGCGCTCCAAAGCAGCAGCGTCTTCACCGCGGCCACAGTGCCGCTCATCG GGGTCGGGGTGATCAGCCTGGAGCGAGCATATCCTCTCTTCCTGGGCTCCAACACTGGCACCACCACCACGGCCCTGCTGGCAGCTCTGGCCAGCCCCTCGGACATGCTGCTCAGCGCCGTCCAG gtcGCTCTCATCCACTTCTTCTTCAACCTGGCGGGTATCCTGCTGTGGTATGTGGTGCCCATCCTCCGGCTGCCCGTCCCGCTGGCCAAGTACTTTGGGAACCTGACCGCCAGCTACCGCTGGGTGGCTGTCGCCTACCTGCTGCTCTGCTTCCTGGTGCTGCCACTGGCCGCCTTCGGGCTCTCCCTGGCGGGGGGCGCAGTGCTGGCTGCGGTCGGGGCACCCTTGGTAGTGCTGGTGCTCCTCGTCGCCCTGGTCACTGTCCTGCAGCGGCACCGGCCCGCCTGGCTGCCCCGCCGCCTGCGCTCCTGGGCCTGGCTGCCCCTCTGGCTCCGCTCTCTGGAGCCCTGGGACCTCCTGGTGAGACGCTGCTGCCCCTGCAAGGCCTGCAGCCCCCCTCAGGCTGTGGCCAAGGAGACCCACTGCTACGAGAACCCCCAGGTCCTGGCCTCCCAGCAGTTGTGA
- the RNF224 gene encoding RING finger protein 224, whose amino-acid sequence MEGAPGAPGPPSPPPATLDLDTAAWQSRRRMLLPEGHSASEEAAAAGPQRGDCIVCYSAYDLAGHLPRRLYCGHTVCQACVRRLATPAPAQRWVPCPQCRQSTPMPRGGVAMLDLDLAAFLAIRAGRGPSRLEPQPPGPCKGSPTVTQQPARLLPASGPPPRFPQPGGCCPGCRSLCWDPSGSPQL is encoded by the exons ATGGAGGGAGCCCCAGGCGCCCCAGGTCCCCCCAGCCCGCCCCCGGCCACCCTCGATCTGGACACAGCCGCCTGGCAGAGCAGACGCAG GATGCTGCTGCCGGAGGGGCACTCAGCCTCTGAAGAGGCCGCAGCCGCTGGGCCCCAGCGCGGTGACTGCATCGTCTGCTACTCGGCCTATGACCTCGCCGGGCACCTGCCCCGCCGCCTCTACTGCGGCCACACTGTCTGCCAGGCGTGCGTGCGGCGGCTGGCCACGCCGGCCCCTGCGCAGCGCTGGGTCCCCTGCCCGCAGTGCCGCCAGAGCACGCCCATGCCCCGTGGAGGGGTGGCCATGCTGGACCTCGACCTGGCCGCCTTCCTGGCCATCAGGGCCGGACGGGGGCCGTCTCGCCTGGAGCCACAGCCCCCCGGGCCCTGCAAGGGCAGCCCCACTGTCACTcagcagccggccaggctcctccccGCGTCGGGCCCCCCGCCCCGCTTCCCCCAGCCCGGAGGCTGCTGCCCGGGCTGCCGCAGCCTCTGCTGGGATCCCTCAGGCAGCCCCCAGCTCTGA
- the TUBB4B gene encoding tubulin beta-4B chain — protein sequence MREIVHLQAGQCGNQIGAKFWEVISDEHGIDPTGTYHGDSDLQLERINVYYNEATGGKYVPRAVLVDLEPGTMDSVRSGPFGQIFRPDNFVFGQSGAGNNWAKGHYTEGAELVDSVLDVVRKEAESCDCLQGFQLTHSLGGGTGSGMGTLLISKIREEYPDRIMNTFSVVPSPKVSDTVVEPYNATLSVHQLVENTDETYCIDNEALYDICFRTLKLTTPTYGDLNHLVSATMSGVTTCLRFPGQLNADLRKLAVNMVPFPRLHFFMPGFAPLTSRGSQQYRALTVPELTQQMFDAKNMMAACDPRHGRYLTVAAVFRGRMSMKEVDEQMLNVQNKNSSYFVEWIPNNVKTAVCDIPPRGLKMSATFIGNSTAIQELFKRISEQFTAMFRRKAFLHWYTGEGMDEMEFTEAESNMNDLVSEYQQYQDATAEEEGEFEEEAEEEVA from the exons aTGAGGGAGATCGTGCACCTGCAGGCCGGCCAGTGCGGCAACCAGATCGGCGCCAAG TTTTGGGAGGTGATCAGCGACGAGCATGGCATCGATCCTACCGGCACCTACCATGGGGATAGCGACCTGCAGCTGGAGCGAATCAACGTGTACTACAACGAGGCCACCG GTGGCAAGTATGTGCCCCGCGCGGTGCTCGTGGACCTGGAGCCGGGCACCATGGACTCTGTGCGCTCGGGCCCTTTCGGGCAGATCTTCAGGCCGGACAACTTTGTCTTCG GTCAGAGCGGGGCCGGGAACAACTGGGCCAAGGGGCACTACACGGAAGGCGCAGAGCTCGTCGACTCGGTGCTGGACGTCGTGAGGAAGGAGGCGGAGAGCTGTGACTGCCTGCAGGGCTTCCAGCTGACCCACTCCTTGGGTGGGGGGACTGGGTCTGGGATGGGCACCCTCCTCATCAGCAAGATTCGGGAGGAGTATCCAGACAGGATCATGAACACCTTCAGCGTGGTGCCCTCGCCCAAAGTGTCAGACACCGTCGTGGAGCCCTACAACGCCACCCTCTCAGTCCACCAGCTCGTAGAGAACACAGACGAGACCTACTGCATTGACAACGAGGCGCTGTACGACATCTGCTTCCGCACCCTGAAGCTGACCACCCCCACCTACGGGGACCTGAACCACCTGGTGTCGGCCACCATGAGCGGGGTCACCACCTGCCTGCGCTTCCCGGGCCAGCTCAACGCTGACCTGCGCAAGCTGGCTGTCAACATGGTCCCCTTCCCCCGCCTGCACTTCTTCATGCCCGGCTTTGCCCCGCTAACCAGCCGGGGCAGCCAGCAGTACCGGGCACTGACGGTGCCCGAGCTCACCCAGCAGATGTTTGACGCCAAGAACATGATGGCCGCCTGCGACCCGCGCCACGGCCGCTACCTGACCGTGGCCGCCGTCTTCCGGGGCCGCATGTCCATGAAGGAGGTGGACGAGCAGATGCTCAACGTGCAGAACAAGAACAGCAGCTACTTCGTGGAGTGGATCCCCAACAACGTGAAGACGGCCGTGTGCGACATCCCGCCCCGCGGCCTGAAGATGTCGGCCACCTTCATCGGCAACAGCACGGCCATCCAGGAGCTGTTCAAGCGCATCTCGGAGCAGTTCACGGCCATGTTCCGGCGCAAGGCCTTCCTGCACTGGTACACGGGCGAGGGCATGGACGAGATGGAGTTCACCGAGGCCGAGAGCAACATGAACGACCTGGTGTCCGAGTACCAGCAGTACCAGGACGCCACGGCCGAGGAGGAGGGCGAGTTcgaggaggaggcggaggaggaggTGGCCTAG